A window of Pyrus communis chromosome 3, drPyrComm1.1, whole genome shotgun sequence genomic DNA:
CGAGCGGTCGCCTCGACGACCGAaggaggatggacgggaggagagttgactggtcgacgACGGCGTTCCAACGGAACTTCatcactctcgctctcgacatcctgaacaaaagAGATCATTTAGCATTACTACCGGAAACCTAATCAACCAAGAGTAGgagcagaattatacctccaaaacgaccgttgGAGTCGAGGGAGCTTCGGCAGGCGCAGCCGACTTCCCCATTTCAGGCGCCACGACCGGCTCCGAAGCTGCAGCAGGTGCAACGATTGGATCGGCTGGGGCAGCCGGCACAGAAGGAGAGCCGGCGGGAGTAGCCGTCCCAGTAGTGTCactggggacgacatgaatttcccgATCGCCCTTCTTCGCAAATTTTTTGACGCGTTTAGAAGGGCGATGGGCCTCCTCCGCCGGCTCGGCCTCTCGGTGGGGGCGTTTGGAAGGGACCGTccgctcggtgacaagggtcCTCTTCTTGGGCACAAGCTTCTTTGCCCTTGCCACCGCGGCGACCACCTCGACCGTCTTCGACCCACGACCCCCTGAAATAGCATAGTAATTAGTAACAAGTACAAGTTTCTGTTTCTGAGGTAGCAAAGTAATTAGTCAACAATATACCTTGGACCGACTCCTTAGGTTGAGTCGAGGGCGCTGGTCTGGGCTGgtcaccaaacactttgctcacCACGTCTTCGGCCGAGGCACCGAAGAAGTCGCCAGTGTATTCGTCCCACCAGTCCCCAAATGTGTCGGTGCCCAAGGATTCCGGAACGGTTGGCCGAAGACGGAACTTCTTGCACCGATCCTGAAACTCTTGCTCCATCGACCGGCACTCCCTCTCGGAAGAACCAGAAAGACGTCCCCGGCTCAGGAGGGAACGAGAGACGATCAGGGGTACGgggcaaccttggaggtagccgagcTGTCGGGCGACAAAGTGAGGCTGGTAGACCTCCCAACCggctcggcgggcatcgcaaccaAGGGGAAGGTTGCGAGCCAGTACGATTGACCCCCAGGACTGACGAAGGCCTGCGTCCTCGGCCGCGGCCCAAGTTGCCGTCGGGAGCCCGATTGAAGCAGGAtactcctggcgccggcacaccaggaactcgtcgTCCGAAAGGACGTCGAGGCCAAAAAAGTGCTTGAGGACCTCGTCAGCCCGGTGAGGAGGAGCCGGTCGAGAGGCAAGTTGGGGGTCGAGGGCGGCCGAGCGCTGGAAGGCGGGGACCTCAGGCCGAAGGGTGGAGAAATAGACctgcagccagagttggaaaacccagaggggcccattctggtgcgggtcaatcTTGTTGATGGTCGTCTCGGCCAAGCAACGAAAGAGGTTGGCAAGAATAGCCGAGCTGAGCGCCAGAGAATGACCACTAGCCAgggcctgggccaccggcatattctcgaccaagcacttgttcgacttggtacaacaaataaatttgttgtaccaatagaaAAGGAAGGCTTCGTGTTCTCCCTTCTTGAGACTctcctcgcctcggccggcaAAGTGGAGAATcagagtgttgtagttgaagaagttcttatgaagcttctgaacttcttctctGGAAGGCTCTCGATCTCCTCGGCTGAGCGTTTCGACGGCCCGCTCGTCGAAAAGCGCCTTCAGGTCAAGAAGGGAGGGACATCCAGAAAAAGCAGCGTCAATTGGGAGGCCGGATGGTGGAGTCCCAAGAATGGCCGAGATGTCGAGGATAGTAGGGCCGAGGGGTCCGAATGgaaggaccatggtgttggtggccgagcaCCATAGAGTCAAGGCCGCCAtaagcagctccttatccatggtAATCTCCATGGTCGGTAACAGGATGGCATCATAGATGCCGAGGGCTTTCCATTCCTCACCGAAGATTGATCTCATTCGATCCACCCAGGCAGCCCAGGCTGtagtggtcgagggccaagctccttgaggcCGAGCCAAGCACCATTTGGACCAGTCGAACCCCTGGAGCAGGGGTGTTAGGCATTGCTCTTTGAGAAGATTGGTGATACACGACGGCACTGCATCCCTGAAGAGGGGGCCCAGAATCTGATGAGAGGTAGCCATGTCATTCTCAAAGCGTAGTGTTTTGATCACATTCCGATCAATGAAATCTTTGCATTTGTTGATCTCGTCAGAGAGCTTCgagataaaggaggccatttggaaaGGTGAGAGGAGATAGTTTGGAAAACTGGTGAAGAAATcgcagaaggaagaactggaaggGTTTTGGCTTGAACAAGTCTGAGAGAATTGGGATTTTGGAGTTTCTGAAAGCGTAAGATGCGAATGGTGGAAaagtgggtatttataggcttttcagaatgaatatcaaacgtctgAAATTCGGAAGGCGCTGGAATTAAAAAAGCACTGGTTTAATTTTGGGGGAAACTTAACCCAGAAAGAttccaatcatttcggatattttgggaacctgcgaagaggggatcgaggagtcgaaaatccaggacgcacgatcGCGTGCGGCGCCAGTTTTAAAGCATTAATGAGGATAAGACGTTCCAGTTAGGGCACGGTTTCGAGGCTcacgattgaaagttttaagagcagcggagaatcgacacgtggccacgcgttgggggcaacgagtaaagtgcaatcatgtctcataaatgcgcaggaataacggtcattaaggaagtaaaatccaaaaagcaataaacgttttcgcttcttcaaggtcgaggcccgaccaagagttaacggtcggcgacctcagaagcgagggggcaatgtttgggcctaaaatattattgctgggccgagcagcaggatgcgctcggcccaaggtgatgacaaataatatgggccgaataataaggcccgggccagctggcagggtcaacCAAATCCTAAaaagtccagataaatagaaaggtcgaggaagtcctggtacaactaggattctcgaccagcaaggaatgaagtcccgaaaagaaggaaaattcagaatcccagtgggagtaggtttgttcgaggaagaggcgaagtgggacaaggactcccaatccaaatcggagtcggattcaaggaatggggcactataaatacaagaaatcatgcaaacggaaaggaccttcaactcagcatacaattgccctgcgcaaaacctctcaatcatcttgagattttttccttttctttttcctgccgacacaccttcagtttggataaacagcactgtggaagcaaccggcgagcaccttcagtttggataaacagcactgctgccgcagaatcagccgaccaagaagcatcttcagtttggataaacagcactgcgtcgaggtcgaccgattatctatccaagtcttggtcgaggaaggttttcgaacctttgttggcagaggtcaccttactaagctttctcggcatagttaggtgttacgaattacattgctcggcgtactggtcgccgagtggttttatgattggatactcacaggtgagtttcagggttcggcattccgacggccgaactacgtttaccatcaagacatatatcacgttcgagtacctgtgcccatacaccttggtctcgattcgacgtgcttatactctcacgaatataatcacagtgaccgaatcgggctcggacgatttgtgaactccgcagaattagcagccttgtcttcaggctgtagaacccagagaccgagagtgttccttcctcggtcgcaatcgcaagttaaagaagtcagcaacgcgctcaaagctacatcaacaaattttactcctcggccaggctcggccgacgagttggcacaccccgcattcgaccgaaggacgtagttagcttattagttactcggcctgcgcgccacgtaggttttgtaatttttaggatcaacagaAGCTGATGGATTAATTTGAACCCATGCTAAAATGCAAGTATACATAAACACACAACATTACTCAATAACGAAAGCAAAGCCAAACCGGCAAAACCCAAAGGGAAATGCTAGTGGGAACAAGGTTTAACAAACATGTCTTTTGCTTCATATGGCCATGTCCTTCACCATTTTTCAGTTCAGTCCCCTGAGACCTGCTTTGTTCAAGAAAGGTACCTTCTTTATCTTCCCCatttaattaatggattaattaatgaagaaattaggtttttatccttattttttctatttcattaattaaaaccttattcttttacaaattttgatcaaagtccttCGGTTTTAATAAATGCCATTAattattcaaaaacaaaatatttacatgacaagataattaagttttatttttaaatatattcatttacggttagaaacgttacatttgatatattatatttatggctaaactttttttatcatatatttctatttctagTTTGTATAGTCATTAGATTGGATCTAAGGGTTCTAAATGGCAGAGTATTGTAGCCATAATCAAGACAAACCAACATATATAGTTAGGCCAGAACCCTTAAACgaaaaagttttttattttttatttttattcaactcAAGGGTTGTTAAAGAAAATTATGGGGACACTTTGGATGTAGTCCCTAACCACCAATGTTCTTTGCCTAAAACCTttgtggtttttagtttttaatcgaggtccctgacattaatgtaataacgTATTTCTATGtagattattatatttttaaattagaaataaaatttgtagttatttatattaatgagattttaaataaaactcataattatgggattaaaaatattaaagatgaattatactctccaatatattgtgtacacacacacacacacacacacgggtACGGtcatcaaaactaaccaaaaaattattgtaccaaaacatgggtacatttttcaaaagcataaaaaaaattaggcttaataacattattaaatttcttctattaaacttgacatggatacattctcgaATCAACGAAATAgatacccatataagtttaaaaaatggattagagaaaagattgaatgaaaatttatataaaaaatgggtacattttatattaaaaaaagggtacatttttaACAAAtcggtatatttaagaatggatacatataagattaaaaaaattgaaaattttttataaaaattttatgggtacaaacttattctaattttattttttatatttgggaaatgtttgaattgaaaattaactAGGAGTTAATTAtaagggtgtgagtattaaaactctaaatcaattactaattttttatataaaaattatgtaacttacatgtAATTCAGTAATATATTAATGCTAGgaattttgatcaaaatctaaaatctAATAAAGTCTTAATCAAtgaacattaaaaattaaaaactggatactaattttttcaaaattatatataGTCGTTAAATTGGATATAAGAGTTCTAAGTGGCAGAGTATTGTAGCCATAGTCAAGCGAAACAAACATATATAATTAGGCCAGAGCCCTTAAACGAATCTATATTCAAGAATGATTTGACTGAAACCACTTCGGTCATGATTACCAATCTGATCAATGATTCAAATGTGCGATCAGAtcaatgattcaaattcacaCATGCGACTTAATAGTAATACAAGAACATTTTCTTCTCGTTTTATAGGCAATTTGTTAACAGTGAAAGTGTGTCATCCGTCGGTCACGTACCATTTTTTTCAATGTTCAATAAAAAATACTCGGTTTGCATGAAGTACATGGTAGTTTTATTAACTTATACACTCCAACATCATGAATTATATTACAAAGTAAGAGGTGCTTGCAAAATATATaatgatattatatatacatgaaACCCTGTCTAGAACCTAGAACGGTTGCACTCCCTTGGACGGCCACGAGGAAATCGCTTCAAATCAGAGCAATAGTTGTAAATCATGAAGTATTTTTGCACCCATCTGAGTCTTCTGCGACTAATTGCATCAAGGCTTTGAGTCTGCCAAGCATTATTTTTGGAGCCTTTTTCTATGTTTCCTGTAGATGAACATGAAGATGATCCACCAGACCACACACAGGCATTGGCATTGAAGTTTTTGTAGTAGGCTGTGAAAGGAGCTTTAGACCAATCTGTTTTCACTAGCCCTCCTCTCGTAGCCCATTGATCTGCATTCCACAAGCTTGAGTAGAGCTTCATGGGCTTGCTCTTTGGGAACGGAACCCCATAAGATTCCCCATTGTCGAATACTCTAATCGGGATGTTATCCACTAAGAATCTGCACAAAAACCAAAATGCgtgttcttcaaaaaaaaaaaaaccaaaatgctCAGCAATTTGCATGTCATTAGAAACTGTAATATATAGAGCTAATTTGTTTCCAAATATCAACACTTGGCTTATTACATTGACAGTTTGATAAGTGCgcaaaatttttctttttgtgttttgtataaGTTAAGTTTTGCATGTGTGTCAAATCgtaatttgcatgaaaaaaaagtCAAGCAGTGTTCACATATATCAATTTTGGCCAAATTTAAGATAGGTTACGATGATATCACATTCGTATTTATATTAGTTTACGATGATATATATAGTAAGTCAATAATATTATGTAGTTAATAAAAACTGTTATCCACACTTCAATGTCATCATGCACTTGCATGTGCAATTTCTTTTGCATGAGTACACAATGACACTTTCGGACTGCAAATAATTCGCTTATGACTTACATTATGCGTTGGGGGTTCCAAAGAAAAGTATAAGTGTGAAAATTTTTTGTTGGGTCGAACCATAGGTAGAATTGTTGCTCTCTACCACCTTTCCCTTGGGAGTACACATTGGTATGCACAATATAAGGCTCTCCAGTCACGTTCCCCAAGAACTCAAAATCAATCTCATCATGGTTTGGCCCTTCGGAAGACAACTGCATGCAAAGGACCCCAAATGTCAAAaaccaaaacacaaacacaaatttcgTAATTACAATAAATTACAATTCCATTAAAGATTAATGCAGAAGGGTAATCTAGACTAATCATTGTTTTGGTCACTAATAATCTTACATAGTAAGCAGTGACGGTGCCGGCGGAGTTTCCTGCAACAAGCTTGAGCTGCATTTCTATCCTGCCAAAAAGATATTGCTTCTTGGATTGGAAGCCAGAGCCAGAGGCCTGGTCAAGTGAAAGCTGCAGAACATTGCCTCCACCGATTATTTTAGCACGATGGTCACCCCAAGTTAGGTCAAAAT
This region includes:
- the LOC137730022 gene encoding xyloglucan endotransglucosylase protein 1-like, whose protein sequence is MLLLSLILCLFMVVASAGNFQQDFDLTWGDHRAKIIGGGNVLQLSLDQASGSGFQSKKQYLFGRIEMQLKLVAGNSAGTVTAYYLSSEGPNHDEIDFEFLGNVTGEPYIVHTNVYSQGKGGREQQFYLWFDPTKNFHTYTFLWNPQRIIFLVDNIPIRVFDNGESYGVPFPKSKPMKLYSSLWNADQWATRGGLVKTDWSKAPFTAYYKNFNANACVWSGGSSSCSSTGNIEKGSKNNAWQTQSLDAISRRRLRWVQKYFMIYNYCSDLKRFPRGRPRECNRSRF